The following proteins are co-located in the Bacillota bacterium genome:
- a CDS encoding response regulator produces MYKLLIVEDEEIIRWGLRNEIKWEEIGFEVIGEAENGKVAFDLITRLAPDAILLDIKMPLMNGIEFMSRVNSINPKIKIVILSGYDKFEYAKQSIEYGVFSYLLKPTKEDEIKEVFCKLKKELDHINSSIRELEILRKKANTISLIKKEGISEDKQDNIPDDIIDEKNNSNGADPLIQKVKEYMNKHYNERITLELLSNIVYMNPAYFSVYFKQKTGLNYTEYITIMRIEKAKELLGNKSLKVYEIANMVGYDDFRYFSRIFKKITGINPQRFRSLLK; encoded by the coding sequence TTGTATAAACTGTTAATTGTCGAAGATGAAGAAATTATAAGATGGGGATTAAGAAATGAGATTAAGTGGGAGGAAATCGGCTTTGAGGTAATAGGTGAAGCTGAAAATGGAAAAGTTGCTTTTGATTTAATAACCAGGCTTGCTCCTGATGCAATACTGTTGGATATAAAAATGCCATTGATGAACGGAATAGAATTCATGTCCAGAGTTAATAGTATAAATCCTAAAATCAAAATAGTAATACTTAGTGGTTACGATAAATTTGAATATGCAAAGCAAAGTATAGAGTATGGAGTGTTCTCTTATCTTCTAAAACCTACAAAGGAAGATGAAATAAAAGAAGTTTTCTGCAAGCTGAAAAAAGAACTTGATCATATAAATAGTAGCATTAGAGAACTTGAAATCCTCAGGAAGAAAGCAAATACAATATCTTTAATTAAAAAGGAAGGAATATCTGAAGATAAACAGGATAATATTCCTGATGATATTATAGATGAAAAGAATAATAGCAATGGAGCTGATCCGCTTATACAAAAAGTAAAAGAATATATGAATAAACATTATAATGAAAGAATAACACTTGAATTGTTGTCAAATATTGTATATATGAATCCTGCTTATTTTAGTGTTTACTTTAAGCAGAAAACAGGTTTGAATTATACAGAATACATCACAATTATGAGAATAGAAAAAGCAAAGGAATTACTAGGGAATAAAAGCCTTAAGGTATATGAAATTGCTAATATGGTTGGTTATGATGATTTTAGATATTTTAGCCGTATATTTAAGAAGATAACCGGGATAAACCCTCAAAGGTTCAGAAGTCTTTTAAAATAA
- a CDS encoding sensor histidine kinase: protein MFFFNTIRNRYKKLKIRTLLVILSSGIVFIFLSFISYICYSTTTSILFDKLQSIEYTNLKQINNSLTAAVNEMKRYTVNMSKNKSLVDLLKKYIQAGNDYMLKINLYEAIKSSFDNSNMYYRGINSVEFYFKDGHVSNTVQAERKDIPVITYNNIIKSNLYSNTLKSKDSVILIEPGYRDEFLGSFNSPCFGSIVYRDNIEIGYLIIVMQSNWFDMLSFNSKTMICDLDMDHLIWSGDIFLTKYYHNIKKLIKHNKGTIVFACDKDRYNISYIKSDINNWTILTFSNISQMFRPVRQVRNYSLMAILISLVVSFILSKYFSFRITKPIYELIEVASRYKVEEKIEFVSIKSAGSNLMVNAMLYFLFIVFIPVLLYSIVTYSISSGIIKDKVQESLYITMNQTVENIDAFIERNERVSTTIMFDKNIQEYLIAKTASLDYDNELYINKLNDVLSEKAAIVNNLFETIIYDSKGKTIFSTIYRTGESMEPELYEKLMKTYGEPFWVNYRSDSNNLNILGLARRVKGIVNDSRYNLKTLGFLFLVYNESTIESLYKDFDINEKDFSIYIIDSLGTIITHKYKSMIGKQVPFNIYDQTTKNWSNIEYENGKPILTIYAKCKKLPWVLVSKIPYDYVSTNNQRILLANIYTILVAFLSAFIISYFFSYFFTKAINKINNDLIRLGEGDTEINFSRNIYINEIKDLAETFNIMARRVRRLIELEKEKKDAEIIALQAQINPHFLYNTLESIKWMNKRGEKDKVDVMITALGDLFRLGISRDKIFIPIIEEVNYAKAYVDIQKVRYQSKLECFWFVEDTVVNCLCPKLILQPLIENSIYHGLQDRDTGGLIKIYIFRSADLIIFKVTDNGIGINSEQLAQIRNNLGDNTGKSIGIYNVQKRINLYFGNDYGLTIDSIPGEGTTVTVSIPIIEVP from the coding sequence ATGTTTTTTTTTAATACTATTAGAAATAGATATAAAAAACTTAAAATTAGAACGTTACTTGTGATATTATCGTCAGGAATAGTCTTTATTTTCCTTTCCTTTATTAGCTATATTTGTTATAGTACAACTACTAGTATTTTGTTTGATAAACTTCAATCAATTGAATATACAAATCTGAAGCAAATTAATAATAGTCTTACTGCTGCAGTAAATGAGATGAAAAGATATACGGTAAACATGTCTAAAAACAAATCCTTGGTTGATCTTTTAAAAAAATACATACAAGCCGGAAATGATTATATGCTTAAGATAAACCTTTATGAAGCAATAAAAAGCTCATTTGATAATTCCAATATGTATTATAGAGGTATTAATTCAGTTGAATTTTATTTTAAAGATGGGCATGTTTCAAATACAGTTCAAGCAGAAAGGAAGGATATTCCTGTTATTACGTATAATAATATTATTAAGTCTAATTTATATTCAAATACATTAAAATCAAAGGATTCTGTTATTCTTATTGAGCCGGGATACAGGGATGAATTTTTAGGTTCCTTTAATTCACCCTGTTTTGGTAGTATTGTATATAGAGACAATATAGAAATTGGCTATTTGATTATTGTTATGCAAAGCAACTGGTTTGATATGTTATCTTTTAATTCAAAGACGATGATATGCGATCTGGATATGGACCATCTTATCTGGTCGGGCGATATTTTTTTAACCAAATATTACCATAATATCAAAAAACTAATAAAACATAATAAAGGTACTATAGTTTTTGCGTGCGATAAAGACCGCTATAATATTTCTTATATTAAATCTGATATAAATAATTGGACAATACTGACATTTAGTAATATATCCCAAATGTTCCGGCCTGTCAGACAGGTTAGAAATTATTCTTTAATGGCTATTCTTATAAGTCTTGTTGTAAGTTTTATCCTTTCAAAGTATTTTTCGTTCCGCATAACAAAACCTATATATGAATTAATAGAAGTAGCTTCGAGATATAAGGTAGAAGAGAAAATAGAATTTGTAAGCATTAAAAGTGCTGGAAGCAACCTTATGGTAAATGCTATGCTTTATTTTTTGTTCATCGTTTTTATACCTGTTTTATTGTATTCAATTGTAACTTATAGCATATCATCCGGAATTATTAAAGATAAGGTTCAGGAGTCACTTTATATAACAATGAATCAAACTGTTGAAAATATTGATGCATTCATAGAAAGAAACGAAAGAGTATCTACTACCATTATGTTTGATAAAAACATACAAGAATATCTCATAGCTAAAACAGCGTCTTTAGATTATGATAATGAGTTGTATATAAATAAGCTAAATGATGTGCTCTCTGAAAAGGCAGCTATAGTTAATAATCTCTTCGAAACTATAATTTATGATAGTAAAGGGAAAACTATTTTTTCTACTATTTATAGAACGGGAGAAAGTATGGAGCCAGAATTATATGAAAAACTAATGAAAACTTATGGTGAACCATTCTGGGTAAACTATAGGAGCGACAGTAATAACTTAAACATTTTGGGACTTGCCAGGAGAGTAAAGGGTATAGTCAACGATAGCAGGTATAACCTTAAAACTCTGGGATTTTTATTTTTGGTGTATAATGAATCTACTATAGAGAGTCTCTATAAGGATTTTGATATTAATGAGAAAGATTTTAGTATATATATTATTGACAGTTTAGGGACCATTATCACACATAAGTATAAATCAATGATAGGAAAACAGGTTCCTTTTAACATATATGATCAAACAACGAAAAACTGGAGCAATATTGAATATGAAAATGGGAAACCAATTCTTACTATATATGCTAAATGCAAAAAATTACCCTGGGTGCTTGTTAGTAAAATACCTTATGATTATGTATCAACCAATAATCAGAGAATTTTGCTAGCTAACATTTATACTATACTTGTTGCCTTTCTTTCAGCATTTATAATATCATACTTTTTTTCCTATTTTTTTACAAAGGCAATAAACAAGATTAATAACGACCTGATCAGATTAGGTGAGGGTGATACGGAAATAAATTTCAGTAGAAATATTTACATTAACGAAATCAAGGATTTGGCTGAAACCTTTAATATTATGGCAAGACGCGTCCGTAGGTTAATTGAACTTGAAAAAGAAAAGAAGGATGCAGAAATAATTGCACTTCAAGCACAAATTAATCCCCACTTTCTATATAATACACTGGAATCTATAAAATGGATGAATAAGAGGGGAGAAAAAGATAAAGTAGATGTAATGATTACTGCATTAGGAGACCTTTTCAGACTAGGAATTAGTAGAGATAAAATATTCATTCCAATAATAGAAGAAGTTAATTACGCAAAAGCCTATGTGGATATTCAAAAAGTAAGGTATCAAAGTAAGCTGGAATGTTTCTGGTTTGTTGAAGATACTGTTGTGAATTGTTTGTGCCCAAAACTTATCCTTCAACCATTGATTGAAAATTCTATATATCATGGACTACAGGATAGGGATACAGGTGGATTGATAAAAATATATATTTTCAGATCAGCTGATTTAATAATTTTCAAAGTTACTGATAACGGCATTGGCATAAACAGTGAGCAA